The following proteins are encoded in a genomic region of Micropterus dolomieu isolate WLL.071019.BEF.003 ecotype Adirondacks linkage group LG04, ASM2129224v1, whole genome shotgun sequence:
- the znf330 gene encoding zinc finger protein 330, which produces MPKKKTGARKKAESRKEREKQSRANREHVDVAKHPCNFNMDCDKCQRKQKNRAFCYFCNSVQKLPVCAQCGKTKCMKSSDCVIKHPGIHSTGMAMVGAVCDFCEAWVCHGRKCLSTHACVCPLTDADCIECDRSVWDHGGRIFRCSFCHNFLCEDDQFEHQASCQVLQAETYKCVSCNRLGQHSCLRCKACYCDDHAKSKVFKQEKGKAPPCPKCGHETQETKDLSMSTRTLKFGRQAGADDDDDYYDDGASGYDSYWKNLASGSREQQDNYGEDDEDEEDEDEDDEDEEDEAEEEEEEEEEEEGEEEKAAASMAGLKLDGTT; this is translated from the exons ATGCCCAAAAAGAAAACCGGTGCCCGGAAAAAGGCTGAAAGTCGTAAGGAGCGAGAGAAACAGAGTCGAGCCAACCGGGAACATGTAGATGTGGCCAAACACCCCTGCAACTTTAACATG GATTGTGACAAATGTCAGAG AAAACAGAAGAACAGAGCCTTCTGCTACTTCTGTAACTCTGTGCAGAAGCTGCCTGTCTGTGCTCAGTGTG gcAAAACCAAGTGCATGAAGTCATCAGATTGCGTCATCAAACATCCTGGGATCCACAGCACTGGGATGGCCATGGTG GGGGCAGTATGTGACTTCTGTGAAGCTTGGGTGTGCCACGGCAGGAAATGTCTGAGCACTCACGCCTGTGTGTGTCCCCTGACTGATGCAGACTGCATCGAGTGTGATCGCAGTGTGTGGGATCACG GAGGGCGAATCTTCCGCTGTTCATTTTGTCATAACTTCCTATGTGAGGATGATCAGTTTGAACACCAGGCAAGCTGCCAAGTCCTTCAGGCAGAAACATACAAAT GTGTTTCTTGTAATAGACTGGGACAGCACTCCTGCCTACGTTGTAAG GCCTGTTACTGTGATGACCACGCTAAGAGTAAGGTCTTCAAACAGGAGAAAGGAAAAGCTCCACCCTGTCCCAAGTGTGGTCACGAGACCCAAGAGACAAAAGACCTCAGCATGTCCA CTCGCACGTTGAAGTTTGGCCGCCAGGCTGGTGCTGACGACGATGACGATTATTACGACGACGGAGCATCAGGATACGATTCCTACTGGAAGAACTTAGCTTCTGGAAGCAGAGAGCAACAGGACAACTATGGcgaggatgatgaggatgaggaagatgaagatgaggatgatgaggatgaggaagatgaagccgaggaggaggaggaggaggaggaagaagaagaaggtgaagaGGAAAAGGCTGCTGCTTCCATGGCGGGTCTTAAACTGGACGGGACCACCTAA
- the LOC123969300 gene encoding interleukin-15-like: MEIQVKWKTSLCSQLLRGTVAAAQMTDFMKVIPVILVQPTCYGEKRAKDVQFQSTCNLCRESHKTQVWLCFLVLSLLSTSMYAASVPGTDIVQTCLEKLKHTIEKSDAMLYAPSRNDYHGNCKNMTLKCYMLELIMVLNEEEIVDNKVDCILDFNAKLLEDQSDQNNTGCLPCEAHSLKNITIFLDRLKTLLEEITTEGNS; this comes from the exons ATGGAAATACAAGTCAAGTGGAAAACAAGCCTTTGCTCACAGCTACT GAGAGGAACCGTTGCCGCTGCGCAGATGACAGACTTCATGAAGGTGATCCCGGTGATACTCGTCCAGCCCACATGTTACGGAGAGAAAAGAGCG AAAGACGTCCAGTTCCAGTCAACCTGTAACCTGTGCAGAGAGAGCCACAAAACTCAGGTCTGGCTTTGTTTCTTAGTTCTGAG CTTATTGAGTACATCTATGTATGCTGCTTCTGTGCCTGGTACAGACATTGTACAGACTTGCTTGGAGAAGCTAAAACACACCATTGAG AAATCTGACGCTATGCTGTATGCTCCATCAAGGAATGACTATCAC gGGAACTGTAAAAATATGACTCTCAAATGTTACATGTTGGAGTTGATAATGGTCCTCAATGAAGAAGAAATTGTGGATAATAAAGTAGACTGCATCCTTGATTTCAATGCAAAACTGCTTGAAGATCAATCAGATCAGAACAAT ACTGGCTGTCTACCATGCGAAGCACACTCActtaaaaatattacaatattccTGGACAGACTAAAAACCCTTTTGGAAGAAATAACTACGGAGGGAAACTCTTAA